A single genomic interval of Bacillota bacterium harbors:
- a CDS encoding fumarylacetoacetate hydrolase family protein: MRFIRCSYQQKKIWGLVEGNFIRMIKGSPFKGGWVPTEETIPLAGASLLPPCNPSKIVCVALNYRDHARELGMALPDEPLLFLKPPSSVTGSGQKIVYPRCSRQIDYEGELAVVIKEKTRYVAETEAKSKILGYTCGNDVTARDLQKKDGQWTRAKSFDTFCPLGPFLAVDLNPDCLGIKVTVNGKIRQDSSTREMIFPVTQLVSYISFVMTLYPGDVIMTGTPFGVGPLEVGDYVSVEIEGIGSLTNEVVPEGCRFGRQTLQNQGF, from the coding sequence ATGCGGTTTATACGCTGCTCTTATCAGCAAAAAAAGATCTGGGGACTGGTTGAGGGAAATTTTATTAGAATGATTAAGGGTAGCCCTTTTAAGGGGGGCTGGGTGCCCACGGAAGAGACGATTCCATTAGCCGGGGCCAGCTTACTTCCCCCCTGTAACCCCAGTAAGATCGTTTGCGTTGCATTAAATTATCGGGATCACGCCCGGGAACTCGGAATGGCATTACCTGACGAGCCCCTTCTTTTTTTAAAACCACCTTCTTCGGTAACCGGTTCCGGCCAGAAAATAGTGTATCCTCGCTGCAGCCGTCAAATTGATTACGAGGGAGAGCTTGCGGTAGTCATCAAAGAAAAAACCAGGTATGTCGCGGAAACTGAAGCAAAATCAAAAATTCTCGGGTATACCTGCGGTAATGATGTCACGGCCAGGGATCTCCAAAAAAAGGATGGCCAATGGACGAGGGCCAAATCCTTTGATACTTTTTGTCCGCTGGGCCCCTTTCTTGCTGTTGATTTAAATCCTGACTGCCTCGGGATAAAAGTCACGGTAAACGGTAAAATTCGCCAGGATTCGTCAACTCGGGAAATGATTTTTCCTGTAACACAGCTGGTGAGCTACATTTCGTTTGTAATGACTCTTTACCCGGGGGATGTGATTATGACAGGGACCCCTTTTGGCGTTGGTCCCCTGGAGGTGGGTGATTATGTTAGTGTTGAAATTGAGGGAATCGGTAGCTTGACCAATGAAGTTGTCCCTGAGGGGTGCCGTTTCGGCCGGCAAACCCTGCAAAATCAAGGCTTCTAG
- the speD gene encoding adenosylmethionine decarboxylase, whose translation MTNLNSLGRHILAEIYGCTFEILNDLEKIQQLMVDAALAAGAEIRECVFHKFSPQGVSGVVVISESHLAIHTWPELGYAAVDVFTCGEKVDPWNACRYLVEKFQAEHMTATEIRRGIMDTSQRAAVNL comes from the coding sequence ATGACAAATCTGAACTCTTTGGGGCGCCACATTTTAGCTGAAATTTATGGTTGCACATTCGAAATCTTAAATGATCTTGAAAAAATCCAGCAGTTAATGGTAGATGCTGCACTTGCAGCAGGGGCCGAGATTAGAGAATGTGTCTTCCATAAATTCAGCCCTCAAGGGGTAAGCGGTGTAGTGGTAATTTCCGAGTCCCATCTGGCAATCCATACCTGGCCTGAGTTGGGTTATGCGGCAGTGGACGTATTCACATGCGGAGAAAAAGTCGATCCGTGGAATGCATGTAGATATCTTGTCGAAAAGTTTCAGGCTGAGCACATGACTGCTACGGAAATCAGACGCGGTATTATGGATACAAGCCAGAGGGCGGCGGTAAATCTTTAG
- a CDS encoding 4Fe-4S dicluster domain-containing protein: protein MSEFNLSQVLETNRSFVDEVIAESGQDIRQCYQCAKCSGGCPGTFAMDYLPNQIMRMLMLGMKEEVLKSQTIWVCMACNTCTTRCIRDIDVARVMDTLRQEAVKHGYTENGRLVLIFNDVFLGTVRSYGRLFEAGLLMMNNLKTGSLFKDAQFGLPMMLKGKAKPFPHRIKGRREIKKIFDETKRREGK, encoded by the coding sequence ATGAGCGAATTTAATCTTTCGCAGGTCTTGGAAACGAACCGGTCTTTTGTGGACGAGGTCATCGCAGAAAGTGGCCAGGATATTCGACAATGTTATCAATGTGCCAAGTGTTCCGGTGGATGCCCCGGCACTTTTGCGATGGATTACCTTCCCAACCAAATCATGCGGATGCTCATGCTAGGGATGAAGGAAGAGGTTCTTAAATCACAGACAATCTGGGTTTGCATGGCCTGTAACACCTGTACAACCCGGTGTATCAGAGATATTGACGTCGCCCGGGTAATGGATACTCTGCGCCAAGAAGCCGTTAAGCATGGTTACACAGAAAATGGAAGACTCGTACTTATTTTTAATGACGTTTTTTTGGGTACAGTTCGAAGCTACGGTCGTCTCTTTGAAGCGGGACTTTTGATGATGAACAATTTAAAAACAGGGAGTTTGTTTAAGGATGCCCAGTTTGGCCTTCCGATGATGCTCAAGGGCAAGGCTAAGCCATTCCCTCACCGGATAAAAGGGCGCAGGGAAATTAAGAAAATTTTTGATGAGACCAAGCGGAGGGAGGGAAAGTAA
- a CDS encoding CoB--CoM heterodisulfide reductase iron-sulfur subunit B family protein: MAKYALYPGCSLETGGIEYGMSSHAVAETLGIEFYEVPDWNCCGASSAHMTDHLLSLALPARVFALAETLPVNEMVAPCAACHQRFAAVEHELQDEDLRRKVNSLLERPYTGKVKLKSYLDVFANSATLDKIQKKVERSLKGLKVACYYGCLFVKPPKVVNFVDDPENPQAMDNIMRALGAEPLPWPYKTECCGASLGMTKEDACTKLCNDILRIAKDAGADCIVAACPLCQQNLDMRQISVEKKYGTQYRMPIPFFTQLIGLAFGLDPKVLGFKKLFVDPVMVLRKVGVA; this comes from the coding sequence ATGGCAAAATATGCATTATATCCCGGCTGTTCCTTAGAAACCGGAGGAATCGAGTATGGGATGTCCAGCCATGCGGTTGCCGAAACTCTCGGAATTGAGTTTTACGAAGTTCCGGATTGGAATTGTTGCGGTGCATCTTCCGCTCATATGACAGATCATCTTTTATCCCTCGCTCTTCCAGCTCGTGTTTTTGCCCTGGCAGAAACCTTACCTGTAAATGAAATGGTTGCTCCCTGCGCGGCCTGTCACCAACGGTTTGCCGCCGTAGAGCATGAGCTCCAAGATGAGGACTTGCGGCGAAAAGTTAATTCTTTACTGGAGCGTCCTTATACAGGCAAAGTTAAATTAAAAAGCTATCTGGATGTATTTGCAAACTCCGCGACCTTAGACAAAATTCAGAAAAAGGTTGAGAGAAGCCTCAAAGGGTTGAAAGTTGCTTGTTATTACGGTTGCTTGTTTGTAAAACCACCAAAAGTCGTAAATTTCGTTGACGACCCTGAAAATCCTCAAGCGATGGATAACATCATGCGTGCCCTGGGGGCAGAACCTTTGCCATGGCCTTATAAAACCGAATGTTGCGGCGCTTCTTTAGGAATGACCAAGGAGGATGCCTGTACAAAGTTATGTAATGATATTCTCAGGATCGCGAAAGATGCCGGTGCTGACTGTATTGTGGCGGCGTGTCCTCTTTGCCAGCAAAATCTAGATATGCGGCAAATTAGCGTCGAGAAGAAATACGGCACTCAATACAGAATGCCAATCCCCTTTTTCACCCAGCTGATTGGATTGGCTTTCGGTCTTGATCCAAAGGTGCTTGGCTTCAAGAAGTTATTTGTAGATCCGGTAATGGTTCTGCGGAAAGTCGGTGTGGCCTAA
- a CDS encoding polyprenyl synthetase family protein, producing MSREFPAFFQAVQKELELVFEKLEVVLQPQAKLVLQKFLPHFDLDRVIPPGLVLLGAHLFAKTGTAILPAVFVELIYLATTLHNLPWKRGKESPTLILGGDYLFGHLFFLLCEHNCLFLLDRLARLIKEMSEGSTLLETGWQKGRELNRQSILEGLKKQYGSFFGESCALGCLFAGGDEEKQFLISKFGVEIGIAYGAKRIGLESSLSLFHLNRALCLLASFPAPSGKKELEKAAREIALLPPVKITSYPALI from the coding sequence ATGTCCCGGGAGTTCCCGGCCTTCTTTCAAGCGGTTCAGAAAGAACTGGAATTGGTTTTTGAAAAATTAGAAGTTGTACTGCAACCTCAAGCAAAATTAGTGCTTCAGAAATTTTTACCCCACTTTGATTTAGACAGGGTAATTCCGCCGGGGCTTGTTTTGTTAGGAGCACACCTTTTTGCAAAAACCGGGACTGCAATCTTGCCTGCCGTTTTTGTGGAACTTATTTATCTTGCGACTACTCTTCATAATCTACCTTGGAAAAGAGGGAAAGAAAGTCCGACTTTAATTCTTGGAGGAGATTATCTTTTTGGTCATCTGTTTTTTTTGCTCTGCGAGCATAATTGTCTTTTTTTATTAGATAGACTTGCCCGGCTCATCAAGGAAATGAGTGAGGGGTCTACTCTTTTGGAAACAGGCTGGCAAAAGGGGCGCGAATTGAACAGGCAGAGTATTTTAGAGGGGCTCAAAAAACAGTACGGCAGTTTTTTTGGAGAGAGTTGCGCACTGGGATGCCTTTTTGCAGGAGGAGACGAAGAAAAACAATTTTTAATTTCCAAGTTTGGCGTTGAGATCGGGATCGCCTATGGTGCTAAAAGAATCGGTTTAGAGTCTTCTTTATCCCTCTTTCACCTCAACCGCGCTCTTTGTCTGTTAGCCTCCTTCCCGGCTCCCAGCGGTAAAAAAGAACTTGAAAAAGCAGCGCGAGAAATTGCTTTACTCCCCCCGGTAAAAATAACATCATACCCTGCTTTAATCTAA
- a CDS encoding menaquinone biosynthesis decarboxylase encodes MAYRDLREFIGVLEKRGLLHRVKVEVDPILEITEITDRISKQGGPALLFEKVKGSHFPVLINAFGSTERMELALGVGDLEEIAVRLRKLLQFQDLSGSLLDKIKLLPRLAEMNAWTPKLVKNAPCQEVVHIDDASLESLPILKCWPGDGGRYITLPLVFTKDPETGQRNLGMYRLQVFDTRTTGMHWHIHKNGAENYKKHQVIGKRMDVAVALGGDPATIYAATTPLPRGFDEILFAGFLRQQAVEMVKCITVDCEVPAQAEIVLEGYVDLEEKRLEGPFGDHTGYYSLPDWYPVFHITCITHRRDAIYPATVVGKPPMEDCFLAKATERIFLPVIKFYLPEVVDLNLPLEGVFHSCAVVAIEKSYPGHAKKVMCALWGLGQMMFTKMIIVVDAHVNVHDMAEVWWRVYNNVDPKRDFLFIEGPVEVLDHASPFPAYGSKVGIDATKKGPGEGHFREWPDEIEMYQEIKERVAARWQEYGFRT; translated from the coding sequence TTGGCTTATCGTGATCTCCGGGAATTTATAGGTGTCCTCGAAAAACGAGGTTTATTGCATAGGGTTAAAGTTGAGGTCGATCCAATTTTAGAAATTACTGAAATCACAGACCGGATTAGCAAGCAAGGCGGACCTGCTCTGCTTTTTGAAAAGGTGAAGGGTTCTCATTTTCCAGTGTTAATAAATGCCTTCGGAAGTACAGAGCGAATGGAGTTGGCACTCGGGGTCGGCGATCTTGAAGAAATTGCTGTACGGCTCCGTAAACTGCTTCAGTTTCAGGATTTATCGGGCTCCTTGCTGGATAAAATTAAACTTCTGCCTCGCCTTGCAGAAATGAATGCCTGGACCCCAAAATTAGTTAAAAATGCACCCTGCCAGGAGGTTGTTCACATTGATGATGCCTCCTTAGAGAGTTTACCAATTTTAAAATGCTGGCCGGGGGACGGAGGTCGCTACATTACCCTTCCGCTTGTTTTTACAAAGGATCCCGAAACCGGCCAGCGCAACCTGGGGATGTACCGCCTCCAGGTTTTTGATACTCGGACAACGGGAATGCACTGGCACATTCATAAAAACGGCGCCGAGAATTATAAAAAACATCAGGTTATTGGTAAGCGGATGGATGTTGCGGTTGCATTAGGCGGAGATCCGGCGACAATTTATGCCGCAACTACTCCCCTTCCCCGCGGCTTTGATGAGATTCTTTTTGCCGGGTTTCTCCGGCAACAGGCGGTGGAAATGGTTAAATGCATCACCGTTGATTGTGAGGTGCCCGCCCAGGCAGAAATCGTTTTAGAAGGATACGTGGATTTGGAGGAAAAACGCCTGGAGGGGCCTTTCGGAGATCATACAGGATATTACTCCCTCCCTGACTGGTATCCGGTTTTTCATATTACTTGCATCACTCATCGCCGGGATGCCATTTATCCCGCGACCGTTGTAGGGAAGCCTCCGATGGAAGACTGTTTCCTTGCAAAGGCAACAGAGAGAATTTTTCTCCCAGTCATTAAGTTTTATCTTCCCGAAGTGGTTGATTTAAACCTTCCCCTTGAGGGAGTTTTTCATAGCTGCGCGGTTGTCGCAATAGAGAAGAGCTACCCCGGGCACGCGAAAAAAGTAATGTGCGCCCTGTGGGGTCTGGGACAGATGATGTTTACAAAAATGATTATTGTCGTAGATGCTCACGTAAATGTTCATGATATGGCAGAAGTATGGTGGAGGGTTTACAACAATGTCGATCCGAAGCGCGATTTCCTTTTTATCGAGGGGCCCGTCGAAGTGCTAGACCATGCCTCTCCCTTTCCTGCTTACGGCTCGAAAGTAGGCATAGATGCCACAAAGAAGGGTCCAGGTGAAGGACATTTCAGGGAATGGCCCGATGAAATCGAGATGTATCAAGAAATCAAAGAGCGTGTTGCTGCGAGGTGGCAGGAGTACGGTTTTAGAACCTAG
- a CDS encoding UbiX family flavin prenyltransferase, with protein sequence MNTWVFAITGATGAIYAQKLLAALKAKQARICLTITGPGMRVVKDELGWSLAGTPQEIERKFRDYLGYGSEDQNLSYFDWQDIGCCLASGSFPTKGMLVVPCSMATLAGIAGGMSRNLVERAADVTLKERRPLVLVPRETPLNPIQIKNMLTLAEIGVHIVPPVPAFYFGPRSIDDLVEFFVARLLSLIGLENCGDRC encoded by the coding sequence ATGAACACTTGGGTTTTTGCAATTACCGGCGCCACAGGTGCGATTTATGCCCAGAAACTTTTAGCAGCTTTAAAAGCGAAACAAGCCAGAATTTGCTTAACCATTACAGGGCCAGGCATGCGTGTTGTGAAAGATGAGCTGGGCTGGTCCTTGGCGGGAACTCCTCAGGAAATTGAACGAAAATTCAGGGATTATTTAGGATACGGTTCTGAGGATCAAAACCTTTCTTATTTTGACTGGCAGGATATCGGGTGCTGTCTTGCGAGCGGCTCTTTCCCCACAAAAGGGATGCTGGTGGTTCCCTGCAGTATGGCGACACTTGCGGGGATCGCGGGGGGGATGTCCCGTAACCTCGTGGAACGGGCCGCGGATGTGACTCTCAAAGAAAGGCGCCCCCTGGTTCTCGTACCGCGTGAAACTCCACTTAATCCCATTCAAATTAAAAATATGCTTACCCTGGCAGAAATCGGGGTTCACATTGTTCCGCCGGTGCCTGCGTTTTATTTTGGGCCCCGGAGTATTGACGATCTGGTAGAATTTTTTGTGGCGCGCCTCTTGAGTTTAATAGGGCTCGAAAATTGTGGTGACCGTTGTTAA
- a CDS encoding polyprenyl synthetase family protein, whose amino-acid sequence MNYRGILREIASDLAYVETELEKHALTSNTLLRDTSDHLLKAGGKRLRPALVLLAGKFFNYLLERLGPLAVAIELIHMATLVHDDIIDGASTRRGIPTVRAQWGDPVALYTGSYLLAQALTLVAEHGNAQVARVLADVSLKMCEGEIEQIETIGKLDQGMRAYLRRIKLKTALLISSCCLIGALASDAPPAVARSLKKYGYYIGMAFQISDDILDLVGSEKQCGKPVGSDLRQGIITLPVIYALKDRTWGSRLAQIILTENKEESEWEEIFWLVKVSGALNSSQNLCNLYLAKAKQQLMVLPDLPPRRILAAMADFVGSRDF is encoded by the coding sequence ATGAATTACCGGGGTATTTTAAGGGAAATTGCCAGCGATTTAGCCTATGTCGAAACCGAATTAGAAAAGCATGCCCTTACCTCAAACACTCTTCTAAGGGATACTTCTGACCATTTGCTCAAAGCTGGTGGAAAAAGATTGCGCCCCGCCCTCGTGCTCCTGGCAGGGAAGTTTTTTAATTATTTACTCGAGCGCCTGGGGCCGCTTGCTGTTGCAATCGAGTTGATTCATATGGCAACACTTGTCCATGATGATATTATTGACGGCGCCTCTACGCGCCGGGGAATTCCTACAGTACGGGCACAGTGGGGGGATCCCGTTGCTTTATATACAGGAAGTTATCTCCTTGCCCAGGCCCTGACGCTTGTTGCCGAGCACGGAAACGCGCAGGTTGCCCGGGTTCTTGCTGATGTAAGCCTTAAAATGTGCGAAGGAGAAATTGAACAAATTGAAACAATTGGAAAACTGGATCAAGGGATGCGTGCTTACCTGCGCCGAATTAAACTGAAAACGGCCCTACTGATTTCTTCATGTTGTTTAATTGGGGCCTTGGCCAGTGATGCACCACCTGCAGTTGCCAGATCTCTAAAAAAGTATGGCTATTATATAGGAATGGCTTTTCAAATCAGCGATGATATTTTAGATCTCGTGGGGAGCGAAAAACAGTGTGGAAAACCGGTTGGAAGCGATCTACGTCAAGGAATTATTACCTTACCTGTAATTTATGCCCTAAAAGATCGAACGTGGGGATCTCGTTTAGCACAAATTATTTTAACGGAGAATAAAGAGGAATCGGAATGGGAAGAAATCTTTTGGTTAGTGAAGGTTTCGGGCGCGTTAAACTCTTCGCAAAATTTGTGTAACCTTTATCTTGCCAAGGCAAAACAGCAACTAATGGTGCTACCGGATCTTCCACCCCGGCGAATATTAGCTGCGATGGCGGATTTTGTCGGAAGTCGAGATTTTTAA
- the tatC gene encoding twin-arginine translocase subunit TatC: protein MPESVSQEKDQEAMPLLKHLEELRKVIIVSLVAIGVASIGALFFVDQILAILTKPVRDLGHAIVFTAMTEGIFTKFKVALLAGAVFASPVVLWQFWRFFVPALYPHEKKYVLRLVPVSILLFAGGVVFAYFAVFPLAVFFLIKLAGGFEPMLTISRYFSFTLTFLIPFGLIFEFPLIIYFLSLIGVVTPEWLVRNRKYSIVSTFILAAILTPGPDPLSQSIMAAPMLIFYEIGILVAKVVARKKRARFNELASEEGTI, encoded by the coding sequence ATGCCCGAGAGCGTATCTCAAGAGAAAGATCAGGAGGCAATGCCTTTACTGAAACACCTTGAAGAGCTCCGGAAAGTTATTATTGTTTCCCTGGTCGCCATCGGTGTAGCCAGCATTGGAGCCCTCTTTTTTGTAGATCAAATTTTAGCGATTCTGACTAAGCCTGTTCGTGATTTAGGTCACGCGATTGTATTTACCGCAATGACAGAGGGGATCTTTACAAAATTTAAGGTCGCTTTGCTGGCCGGGGCCGTCTTCGCCTCTCCCGTTGTGCTCTGGCAATTTTGGCGCTTTTTTGTCCCCGCGCTTTACCCCCATGAAAAAAAGTATGTGCTAAGACTTGTTCCTGTTTCTATTTTACTTTTCGCGGGGGGAGTAGTTTTTGCTTATTTTGCGGTTTTTCCGTTGGCGGTTTTCTTTTTGATCAAGCTTGCCGGGGGATTTGAGCCGATGCTGACGATTAGTAGATATTTTTCTTTCACCCTCACTTTTTTAATTCCCTTTGGGCTAATTTTCGAGTTCCCCTTAATTATCTATTTTCTCAGTCTGATCGGGGTTGTTACTCCCGAATGGCTGGTACGAAATCGAAAATATTCAATTGTTTCTACGTTCATCCTTGCGGCGATTTTAACACCTGGTCCGGATCCTCTATCTCAGTCGATTATGGCCGCACCGATGCTTATTTTCTATGAAATCGGTATTCTCGTGGCTAAGGTGGTGGCCAGAAAAAAGCGTGCCAGGTTTAACGAACTCGCGAGCGAGGAAGGTACTATTTAG